One stretch of Micromonospora echinospora DNA includes these proteins:
- a CDS encoding polyprenol monophosphomannose synthase produces MGVVADRRTAGHPGVGRVLVVVPTYNEADNVGRIVARVRAAAPAVDVLVADDNSPDGTGAIADSLAGNDPRVHVLHRAGKEGLGAAYLAGFAWARARGYDAVVEMDADGSHAPEDLPALLDAARDADVVIGSRWTRGARVLNWPWRRLLLSRVGNLYARLALGMPVSDATGGYRVYRRSALDAIDLDSVRSQGYAFQVELSRLAHRAGVRIVEVPITFAEREHGDSKMSPLIVVEALWRVTRWGLRDRLATVQARPDALARWP; encoded by the coding sequence GTGGGTGTGGTAGCCGACAGGCGGACGGCCGGCCATCCCGGTGTGGGACGGGTCCTCGTGGTCGTCCCCACCTACAACGAGGCCGACAACGTCGGGCGCATCGTCGCCCGGGTACGCGCGGCGGCGCCGGCTGTCGACGTGCTCGTCGCCGACGACAACAGCCCCGACGGCACCGGCGCGATCGCCGACTCCCTCGCCGGGAACGACCCGCGGGTGCACGTGCTGCACCGGGCGGGCAAGGAAGGGCTGGGCGCGGCCTACCTGGCCGGTTTCGCCTGGGCCCGGGCACGCGGCTACGACGCGGTGGTGGAGATGGACGCCGACGGCTCGCACGCGCCGGAGGACCTGCCGGCGCTGCTGGACGCCGCCCGCGACGCCGACGTGGTGATCGGCTCCCGGTGGACCCGCGGCGCGCGGGTGCTGAACTGGCCGTGGCGGCGGCTGCTGCTGTCACGCGTCGGCAACCTGTACGCGCGGCTGGCGCTGGGCATGCCGGTCAGCGACGCCACCGGCGGCTACCGGGTGTACCGGCGCAGCGCGCTGGACGCCATCGACCTGGACTCGGTGCGCTCCCAGGGGTACGCGTTCCAGGTGGAGTTGTCCCGGCTGGCGCACCGCGCCGGGGTACGCATCGTGGAGGTGCCGATCACGTTCGCCGAGCGGGAACACGGCGACAGCAAGATGAGCCCGCTGATCGTGGTGGAGGCGCTGTGGCGGGTCACCCGGTGGGGGCTGCGGGACCGCCTGGCGACAGTGCAGGCCCGCCCGGACGCGCTCGCCCGCTGGCCTTGA
- a CDS encoding FxsA family protein, producing the protein MRRGLKYVPPALLLLSLLELAVFVLVGRAVGFGAAVLLVFGASLLGLVLLRREGMRAWRGFRAAAQAGRPPGPEVTDGLVGLLGALLLAMPGLVSGVVGLLLLLPPLRRVAGGGVRRATERRVSSMVAGDLFGPRRVRVYRGAPQPSPQPTPSPSPGPAPSPQPVTDPGKAIEGEIVDR; encoded by the coding sequence ATGCGCCGAGGACTGAAGTACGTACCACCGGCCCTGCTGCTGCTGTCGCTGCTGGAGCTGGCCGTTTTCGTGCTGGTCGGCCGGGCTGTCGGGTTCGGCGCGGCGGTGCTGCTGGTGTTCGGGGCGTCCCTGCTGGGCCTGGTGCTGCTGCGCCGCGAAGGCATGCGGGCGTGGCGCGGATTCCGGGCCGCGGCGCAGGCCGGCCGACCGCCGGGCCCCGAGGTGACCGACGGGCTGGTGGGTCTGCTGGGTGCGCTGCTGCTGGCGATGCCGGGCCTGGTCAGCGGCGTGGTGGGCCTGCTGTTGCTGCTGCCGCCGCTGCGCCGGGTGGCCGGCGGCGGGGTGCGCCGGGCCACCGAGCGGCGCGTGTCGTCGATGGTCGCCGGTGACCTGTTCGGGCCGCGCCGGGTACGGGTGTACCGGGGCGCGCCGCAGCCGAGCCCGCAGCCCACACCGTCGCCGTCGCCCGGTCCTGCGCCTTCGCCCCAGCCGGTCACCGACCCGGGCAAGGCCATCGAGGGCGAGATCGTCGACCGCTGA
- a CDS encoding RNA polymerase-binding protein RbpA, giving the protein MGERMLRGSRLGAVSYESDRNTELAPRQTREYLCAKGHQFEVPFAVDAEVPTTWECKFDGSVARLVDGTEPEQKKAKPPRTHWDMLLERRSIAELEDILAERLQEVRTRRGRA; this is encoded by the coding sequence ATGGGCGAGCGCATGCTGCGCGGTAGCCGGCTGGGCGCGGTCAGCTACGAATCCGACCGCAACACGGAGCTCGCGCCGCGCCAGACCCGCGAGTACCTCTGCGCCAAGGGCCACCAGTTCGAGGTGCCTTTCGCCGTCGACGCCGAGGTCCCGACGACCTGGGAGTGCAAGTTCGACGGCAGCGTCGCCCGCCTGGTCGACGGCACCGAGCCGGAGCAGAAGAAGGCCAAGCCGCCGCGTACGCACTGGGACATGCTGCTGGAGCGGCGCTCGATCGCCGAGCTGGAGGACATCCTCGCCGAGCGGCTCCAGGAGGTCCGGACCCGCCGCGGCCGCGCCTGA
- a CDS encoding peptide MFS transporter: protein MSSDAPVGARPPAGKTFFGHPRALSTLFLTEMWERFSFYGMRAILVLYLTAAVADGGLDIDESSANAVYGTYNAMVYLMALPGGWVADRLIGARRSVLWGGVVIAAGHYVMAIPTGWSVFAGMALIVVGTGLLKPNISTMVGDLYERDSPRRDAGFSIFYMGINLGAFIAPLITGFLGEKINWHLGFGAAAVGMTFGVLQYVLGRRNLGDAGARPADPLLGADRRRALTRIGVASVVVLAALLVLLLAGWFTVDTVVNLLTVVTVLVTVGYFARILTDREISSTERSRMKAYVWLFLFAASFWLIYDQAGSVLNIFAADQTDRSVGGFTFPASWLQSVNPILIIIGAPLAAALWLKLGHRVSTPTKFAVGLVLNGLSFVLMAAAARAAVGGDLVSPLWLVAVYAIQVAGELSLSPVGLSATTKLAPVKYASQMLGLWFLATAVGDAIGGQVARLADAWSQPVYFLTFGLASVVLGLAAVMFTRQIRNLMGGIH, encoded by the coding sequence ATGAGCAGTGACGCGCCGGTAGGGGCCCGACCACCCGCCGGGAAGACCTTCTTCGGTCATCCCCGTGCGCTGTCCACGCTCTTCCTCACCGAGATGTGGGAGCGGTTCAGCTTCTACGGCATGCGGGCGATCCTGGTGCTGTACCTGACCGCCGCGGTCGCCGACGGCGGCCTCGACATCGACGAGTCCAGCGCCAACGCCGTGTACGGCACCTACAACGCCATGGTCTACCTGATGGCGCTGCCCGGCGGCTGGGTGGCCGACCGGCTGATCGGCGCGCGGCGCAGCGTGCTGTGGGGCGGCGTGGTGATCGCCGCCGGCCACTATGTGATGGCGATCCCCACCGGGTGGAGCGTGTTCGCCGGCATGGCGCTGATCGTGGTGGGCACCGGCCTGCTCAAACCGAACATCTCCACCATGGTCGGTGACCTGTACGAGCGGGATTCGCCGCGCCGCGACGCCGGGTTCTCCATCTTCTACATGGGCATCAACCTGGGCGCGTTCATCGCGCCGCTGATCACCGGCTTCCTCGGCGAGAAGATCAACTGGCATCTGGGGTTCGGCGCCGCAGCGGTCGGCATGACCTTCGGCGTGCTCCAGTACGTGCTGGGCCGCCGCAACCTCGGCGACGCGGGCGCCCGCCCGGCGGACCCGCTGCTCGGCGCGGACCGGCGGCGCGCGCTGACCCGCATCGGCGTGGCGAGCGTCGTGGTGCTCGCGGCGCTGCTGGTGCTGCTGCTGGCGGGCTGGTTCACCGTCGACACGGTGGTCAACCTGCTGACCGTGGTGACGGTGCTGGTGACAGTCGGCTACTTCGCGCGGATCCTCACCGACCGGGAGATCAGCAGCACCGAACGCAGCCGGATGAAGGCGTACGTGTGGCTGTTCCTGTTCGCCGCCTCGTTCTGGCTCATCTACGACCAGGCCGGGTCGGTGCTGAACATCTTCGCCGCCGATCAGACCGACCGCTCGGTGGGCGGGTTCACCTTCCCGGCGTCCTGGCTGCAGTCGGTGAACCCGATCCTCATCATCATCGGCGCGCCGCTGGCCGCCGCACTGTGGCTCAAGCTCGGGCACCGGGTGTCCACGCCCACGAAGTTCGCGGTCGGCCTGGTGCTCAACGGTCTGTCGTTCGTGCTGATGGCCGCCGCCGCGCGGGCCGCCGTCGGCGGCGACCTGGTCTCACCGCTGTGGCTGGTCGCGGTGTACGCGATCCAGGTCGCCGGTGAGCTGTCGCTGAGCCCGGTCGGCCTGTCCGCCACCACGAAACTGGCCCCGGTCAAGTACGCCAGTCAGATGCTGGGCCTGTGGTTCCTGGCCACCGCTGTCGGCGACGCCATCGGCGGCCAGGTGGCCCGGCTGGCCGACGCCTGGTCGCAGCCGGTGTACTTCCTGACCTTCGGGCTGGCCTCGGTGGTGCTGGGCCTGGCCGCGGTGATGTTCACCCGCCAGATCCGGAACCTGATGGGCGGCATCCACTGA
- a CDS encoding pyridoxamine 5'-phosphate oxidase family protein, translated as MGKTYERIDGRLRDFIEAQPMFFVATAPLSGDGTVNLSPKGLRGCFAVLDEHTVAYLDFAGSNAETIAHLRENGRITLMWCAFTGPPNIVRVHGRGEPVFRDDSRWAGLLRHFPDIDPGPHGLRAVIVVHAELIRDTCGYAVPFMTYDADRDLHERRFAREDDTSLSAYFAGKDHVATSIDGLPGLPLPLPPTPVV; from the coding sequence ATGGGAAAGACATACGAGCGCATCGACGGCCGGCTGCGGGACTTCATCGAGGCGCAGCCGATGTTCTTCGTCGCCACCGCCCCGCTGTCCGGTGACGGCACCGTCAACTTGTCCCCGAAAGGGCTGCGCGGCTGCTTCGCGGTGCTCGACGAGCACACAGTGGCGTACCTGGACTTCGCCGGCAGCAACGCCGAGACCATCGCCCACCTGCGGGAGAACGGCCGGATCACGCTGATGTGGTGCGCGTTCACCGGCCCGCCGAACATCGTGCGGGTCCACGGGCGCGGCGAGCCGGTGTTCCGCGACGACAGCCGCTGGGCCGGCCTGCTGCGGCACTTCCCCGACATCGACCCCGGCCCGCACGGGCTGCGCGCGGTCATCGTCGTGCACGCCGAGCTGATCCGCGACACCTGCGGCTACGCGGTGCCGTTCATGACGTACGACGCCGACCGGGACCTGCACGAACGCCGGTTCGCCCGGGAGGACGACACGTCGCTGAGCGCGTACTTCGCCGGCAAGGACCACGTCGCCACCAGCATCGACGGGCTGCCCGGCCTGCCGCTGCCGTTGCCGCCCACCCCGGTGGTGTGA
- a CDS encoding MFS transporter — MTGLDQRSDALTLPRGPLAGFATGSLGMGVWVTVPGLLLLYFLTDVLAVAPWLAGLTLLLPKIADVLLHPWIGHLCDVEQARRGHRRRLLLVGCALPLAFAALFAVPGGLTGAAAAGWVAVFFVAGNLLFAAYQVPYLATPADLRIGYHERTRLMAFRMVVLTLGILVSGLLAPLLVGGDDATRDGYLLMGVVLAAGMLAAMLVGVAGIGRLRRTAADAVAPHGPGGWRALTASLRDRQFRWLVGAYLAMSTTTHLVLAGVPYYAEYELGRPGLTTVLVAAFVAPALLVTPLWLTVARRIGKQRALLAAQAAFAAGSLVLAVGRPAGLPVLVAAVAVLGVAFAGMQLLPFSMLPDVIRAGGGAERAGTYTGVWTATEATGAALGPYAYALCLAGGGFVASTAGQSVTQSPAALDALRYGFGLLPAAVMVVAVLLQRRYTLDGAARADAAG, encoded by the coding sequence ATGACCGGGCTGGATCAGCGCTCCGACGCGCTCACCCTGCCGCGCGGCCCGCTCGCCGGGTTCGCCACCGGCTCGCTCGGCATGGGCGTCTGGGTCACAGTGCCCGGGCTGCTGCTGCTCTACTTCCTGACCGACGTGTTGGCCGTCGCCCCGTGGCTGGCCGGACTCACCCTGCTGCTGCCGAAAATCGCCGACGTGCTGCTGCACCCCTGGATCGGGCACCTCTGCGACGTCGAGCAGGCCCGCCGGGGTCACCGCCGCCGGTTGCTGCTGGTCGGGTGCGCGCTGCCGCTGGCGTTCGCCGCGCTGTTCGCCGTACCCGGCGGCCTCACCGGCGCCGCCGCGGCCGGCTGGGTCGCGGTGTTCTTCGTCGCCGGCAACCTGCTCTTCGCCGCGTACCAGGTGCCCTACCTGGCGACGCCCGCGGACCTGCGGATCGGCTACCACGAGCGGACCCGGCTGATGGCGTTCCGGATGGTGGTGCTGACGCTCGGCATCCTGGTCTCCGGGCTGCTCGCGCCGCTGCTGGTCGGCGGCGACGACGCCACCCGGGACGGTTACCTGCTGATGGGCGTGGTGCTGGCAGCCGGGATGCTCGCCGCGATGCTGGTCGGCGTCGCCGGGATCGGCCGACTGCGCCGTACCGCCGCCGACGCGGTCGCCCCGCACGGCCCGGGCGGGTGGCGGGCGCTGACGGCGAGCCTGCGGGACCGGCAGTTCCGCTGGCTGGTCGGCGCGTACCTGGCCATGTCCACCACCACCCACCTGGTGCTCGCCGGTGTGCCCTACTACGCCGAGTACGAGCTGGGCCGCCCCGGACTCACCACAGTGCTCGTGGCCGCGTTCGTCGCGCCCGCGCTGCTGGTGACTCCGCTCTGGCTGACCGTGGCCCGGCGGATCGGCAAGCAACGCGCCCTGCTCGCCGCGCAGGCCGCGTTCGCCGCCGGGTCGCTCGTGCTGGCCGTCGGCCGTCCCGCCGGGCTGCCGGTGCTGGTGGCCGCCGTGGCGGTGCTCGGGGTGGCGTTCGCCGGCATGCAGTTGCTGCCGTTCTCGATGCTGCCCGACGTGATCCGCGCGGGAGGCGGCGCCGAGCGGGCCGGCACGTACACCGGGGTGTGGACCGCCACCGAGGCCACCGGCGCGGCGCTCGGCCCGTACGCGTACGCGCTGTGCCTGGCCGGCGGCGGGTTCGTGGCCTCGACCGCCGGGCAGAGCGTGACCCAGTCCCCGGCCGCGCTGGACGCGCTGCGTTACGGCTTCGGGCTGCTGCCGGCCGCCGTGATGGTGGTCGCGGTGCTGCTGCAGCGCCGCTACACCCTCGACGGCGCGGCCCGCGCCGACGCCGCCGGATAG
- a CDS encoding TetR/AcrR family transcriptional regulator, which produces MPRRRPGRPRRDDQRPTRDLVLAAATALFAERGFDAVSVRDVAAAAGVDAATVVHHTGTKAQLYDACFARVFSAEREVIEAAGERARAALSAGPHDALRALHDLLDVFVDFLEDRPETTALWLRRWLEPQRHGELDRRYAAPLYGLVEELLVAAAEAGALTEPTPHVTVRSLVWAVHGHVVALAAGSGSDARERREFRAFVHRFLDALYAGPRP; this is translated from the coding sequence ATGCCTCGCCGGCGGCCGGGCCGGCCGCGCCGCGACGACCAGCGCCCGACCCGTGACCTGGTGCTCGCCGCCGCCACCGCGCTGTTCGCCGAGCGGGGCTTCGACGCGGTCAGCGTCCGCGACGTCGCCGCCGCGGCCGGGGTGGACGCGGCCACCGTCGTGCACCACACGGGCACCAAGGCGCAGCTCTACGACGCCTGCTTCGCCCGGGTGTTCAGCGCCGAGCGGGAGGTCATCGAGGCAGCCGGGGAACGCGCCCGTGCGGCCCTGTCCGCCGGGCCGCACGACGCGCTGCGCGCGCTGCACGACCTGCTGGACGTGTTCGTGGACTTCCTGGAGGACCGGCCGGAGACCACAGCGCTGTGGCTGCGCCGCTGGCTGGAACCGCAGCGGCACGGCGAGCTGGACCGCCGCTACGCCGCGCCGCTGTACGGGCTGGTCGAGGAACTGCTCGTCGCGGCGGCCGAGGCCGGCGCGCTGACCGAGCCGACGCCGCACGTGACGGTGCGCTCCCTGGTCTGGGCGGTGCACGGGCACGTGGTGGCCCTGGCGGCGGGCAGCGGCTCCGACGCGCGGGAGCGGCGGGAGTTCCGGGCGTTCGTACACCGCTTCCTCGACGCGCTGTACGCCGGCCCCCGGCCTTGA
- a CDS encoding flavin-containing monooxygenase: MATPRVAVVGAGAAGLATLKALADAGVPAVAFEAADTLGGLWVYGAPGSPAYRTLHLNTSKGRTEFADHPMPADWPDYPDHTRVAGYLGDYADRFGLREAVRLRHTVERVTRTGDGWRVRATGPDGPVAVDVEAVVVANGHNRSPKRPEPYPGECTAEQMHSHDYRGPEQLAGRRVLVVGGGNSAMDIAVDASYAATTTLLSLRRGVWVVPKYLLGRPSDTLNGALARRLPWRLRQRISQTMITTAVGPPTRYGLPAPAHGFLQDHPTLSDALLSRLTHGDVQARPGIARFDGDRVEFTDGRHDEIDLVVWCTGYRVEVPFLDPALLGDGPDRLPLYRHVFHLDAPGLAFVGLMQSTGAAFPLVEAQARLVAARLAGTWVPPDPAGQAAACRAELRAATARWGQRRPHMRVDFDVYLAELGRELAAGRRRAGAAR, encoded by the coding sequence ATGGCCACACCGAGGGTCGCGGTCGTCGGCGCCGGAGCCGCCGGGCTGGCCACGCTCAAGGCGCTCGCCGACGCCGGTGTCCCGGCCGTCGCGTTCGAGGCGGCGGACACGCTCGGCGGCCTCTGGGTGTACGGCGCACCCGGCTCGCCCGCGTACCGCACGCTGCACCTGAACACCAGCAAGGGGCGCACCGAGTTCGCCGACCACCCGATGCCCGCCGACTGGCCCGACTACCCCGACCACACCCGCGTCGCCGGCTACCTCGGTGACTACGCCGACCGGTTCGGGCTGCGCGAGGCGGTACGGCTGCGCCACACCGTCGAGCGGGTCACCCGCACCGGCGACGGCTGGCGGGTGCGGGCCACCGGCCCGGACGGCCCGGTCGCTGTCGACGTCGAGGCGGTGGTGGTCGCCAACGGGCACAACCGGTCCCCGAAGCGACCCGAGCCGTACCCGGGCGAGTGCACGGCCGAGCAGATGCACAGCCACGACTACCGCGGCCCGGAGCAGCTCGCCGGACGGCGGGTCCTCGTGGTCGGCGGCGGCAACTCCGCCATGGACATCGCCGTCGACGCCTCGTACGCCGCCACGACCACGCTGCTGTCGCTGCGCCGCGGCGTCTGGGTGGTGCCCAAGTACCTGCTCGGCCGCCCATCGGACACGCTCAACGGCGCGCTGGCCCGCCGGCTGCCCTGGCGGCTGCGGCAGCGGATCAGCCAGACCATGATCACCACCGCCGTCGGCCCACCCACCCGGTACGGGCTGCCCGCCCCGGCGCACGGCTTCCTCCAGGACCACCCGACGCTGTCCGACGCGCTGCTGTCCCGGCTCACCCACGGCGACGTCCAGGCCCGGCCCGGCATCGCCCGCTTCGACGGCGACCGGGTCGAGTTCACCGACGGCCGCCACGACGAGATCGACCTGGTCGTCTGGTGCACCGGCTACCGGGTGGAGGTGCCGTTCCTCGACCCGGCGCTGCTCGGCGACGGCCCCGACCGGCTGCCGCTGTACCGGCACGTGTTCCACCTGGACGCCCCCGGGCTGGCGTTCGTCGGTCTCATGCAGTCCACCGGCGCCGCGTTCCCGCTGGTCGAGGCGCAGGCCCGGCTGGTCGCCGCGCGGCTGGCCGGCACGTGGGTGCCACCGGATCCGGCGGGGCAGGCCGCCGCCTGCCGCGCCGAGCTGCGCGCCGCCACCGCCCGGTGGGGGCAACGCCGACCGCACATGCGCGTCGACTTCGACGTCTACCTGGCCGAGTTGGGCCGCGAACTGGCCGCCGGCCGGCGCCGCGCGGGAGCGGCACGATGA
- a CDS encoding SDR family NAD(P)-dependent oxidoreductase, producing MSAAGRNPAAGPQRTGTGVVRGLAGRRVLVTGARGTFGQHLGAALTAAGAHVVGLDLHADPDATPPVLGVDLTDPAATSPAVAAAIDRLGGLDLLINNAGVGGPAPAELPPDEVVRRQIEVNLLAAWRTTAAAMPALEAARGRVIFVASRMAVLPLPLAAAYGVSKRALVAYADALRHEVGTHVGVSVVYPSMVASPIHDSTVAAGLSLSGVSRPEPVDGVVAAILRAATARRAPRDVATTRRGRIEMALARHAPALADRMVRRTVAGRLAAGDLDGAALAEGMVRRHRQARG from the coding sequence ATGAGCGCGGCAGGCCGGAACCCGGCCGCCGGCCCGCAGCGAACCGGAACCGGCGTGGTCCGCGGGCTCGCCGGACGGCGGGTGCTCGTCACCGGCGCGCGCGGCACGTTCGGGCAGCACCTGGGCGCGGCGCTCACCGCCGCCGGCGCCCACGTGGTCGGGCTGGACCTGCACGCCGACCCCGACGCCACGCCGCCGGTGCTCGGCGTCGACCTGACCGACCCGGCCGCGACGTCACCGGCGGTGGCCGCCGCGATCGACCGGCTCGGCGGGCTGGACCTGCTCATCAACAACGCCGGTGTGGGCGGGCCCGCCCCGGCCGAGCTGCCGCCGGACGAGGTGGTGCGCCGCCAGATCGAGGTGAACCTGCTCGCCGCCTGGCGTACCACCGCCGCCGCGATGCCCGCGCTGGAGGCGGCCCGCGGCCGGGTGATCTTCGTGGCCAGCCGGATGGCGGTGCTGCCGCTGCCGCTCGCCGCCGCGTACGGGGTCAGCAAGCGGGCGCTCGTCGCGTACGCCGACGCGCTGCGCCACGAGGTCGGCACACACGTGGGCGTCAGCGTCGTCTATCCCAGCATGGTCGCCTCCCCGATCCACGACAGCACGGTGGCGGCCGGGCTGTCGCTGAGCGGGGTGTCCCGCCCGGAACCCGTCGACGGGGTGGTCGCGGCGATCCTGCGCGCCGCCACCGCCCGGCGCGCACCACGCGACGTGGCCACCACCCGGCGCGGCCGCATCGAGATGGCGCTGGCCCGGCACGCCCCGGCGCTGGCCGACCGGATGGTGCGCCGTACCGTCGCCGGCAGGCTGGCCGCCGGTGACCTGGACGGTGCGGCGCTGGCCGAGGGCATGGTCCGGCGGCACCGGCAGGCCCGCGGGTAG
- a CDS encoding NUDIX hydrolase — protein sequence MAVSPYIARLRGHVGHDLLMLYGVSGVVTDDAGRVLLARRGDNGRWSVPAGTVDPGEQPADALVREVHEETGVKVTIDRLAGVATHPVVYPNGDACEYLNIWFRCRAIGGAPAADGDESLAVAWFAPDALPDLDDWARLRIGTALTDDAPPWFTAPGETHPALRQPDNL from the coding sequence ATGGCCGTCTCGCCCTACATCGCCCGGCTGCGCGGCCACGTCGGCCACGACCTGCTCATGCTGTACGGCGTCAGCGGCGTGGTCACCGACGACGCGGGACGGGTGCTGCTGGCCCGCCGGGGCGACAACGGCCGCTGGTCGGTCCCGGCCGGCACCGTCGACCCGGGCGAGCAGCCCGCCGACGCGCTGGTGCGCGAGGTCCACGAGGAGACCGGCGTGAAGGTGACGATCGACCGGCTCGCCGGTGTCGCCACCCATCCGGTGGTCTATCCCAACGGCGACGCCTGCGAATACCTGAACATCTGGTTCCGCTGCCGGGCGATCGGCGGGGCACCGGCCGCCGACGGTGACGAGTCGCTGGCGGTCGCCTGGTTCGCCCCGGACGCGCTGCCCGACCTGGACGACTGGGCCCGGCTGCGGATCGGCACCGCGCTCACCGACGACGCCCCGCCGTGGTTCACCGCGCCGGGGGAGACCCACCCGGCGCTGCGCCAGCCCGACAACCTCTAG
- a CDS encoding glycoside hydrolase family 95 protein — translation MTAHRIHDTAPAADWTDAFLTGNGELGLMVHGQPHTERIVVNHHRLVLPNGTRHARAPELAARMPDIRALVLAGRRAEAARLLTGGRELEWTQSFHPGYALTVDAPPGPVRDYRRDTDFTTGEVTVRWSRGRRRCFASRADGVAVLHLDQGDCVVGATGELPGRPADVVYQHAAYRRDGLVFLRVRARYPDAGGAYGFEGLTLLRGDVSVDGDLVRVRGPALLTTLVDRPDAPPWRTRESERRLTALAGDYDELLARHLPRHRRPYTRVGLDLGVPGADRALPVGELLARQAAAPDRLDPALLERLFHSGRYLLFSASGVLPPRLTGLWLGSWDAAWAGDFTTDANLNLQLAGANVGALPEVTAAHARLVAAQVEHWRANARAVYGARGLLAPSRTDGEHGHLFHVHPDWPFTAWLAGADWLLHSLHEHHLVTGEPLGAVAGWLAEVADFFADVLTEVDGQPALVPSYSPETGPYDDTGRTAPVAINATMDVAAARHALRLAAEVTGDDRWAGVLLPGYLVDGRGALAEWAWPGSTGDEEHRHVSHLYPVWPLDEINPDDTPGLAAAAHRALTLRGDEDRSAHGSLHRALAAARLRDGGLVSANLRKILGADMFFRSLMSAHNPGRTTYNADAAHALPAVLIESLVQSRRGMLRLLPAPLPGLPTGTLRGITCRGRVTVEELTWGPAGVRARLVSPVAQRVVVHAPGGHRAVDLVPDLPCEVVFG, via the coding sequence GTGACGGCGCACCGCATCCACGACACCGCGCCGGCAGCCGACTGGACCGACGCGTTCCTCACCGGCAACGGTGAGCTTGGCCTCATGGTCCACGGGCAGCCGCACACGGAGCGGATCGTGGTCAACCACCACCGGCTCGTCCTGCCGAACGGCACCCGGCACGCCCGCGCGCCCGAGCTGGCCGCCCGGATGCCCGACATCCGCGCGCTGGTGCTCGCCGGGCGGCGGGCCGAGGCCGCCCGGCTGCTCACCGGCGGCCGGGAGCTGGAGTGGACCCAGTCGTTCCACCCCGGGTACGCGCTCACCGTCGACGCGCCGCCCGGACCGGTACGCGACTACCGGCGCGACACCGACTTCACCACCGGGGAGGTGACGGTGCGGTGGTCGCGCGGGCGGCGGCGCTGCTTCGCCTCCCGCGCCGACGGCGTGGCGGTGCTCCACCTCGACCAGGGCGACTGCGTGGTCGGTGCGACCGGTGAGCTGCCCGGCCGGCCCGCCGACGTGGTCTACCAGCACGCCGCGTACCGCCGCGACGGGCTGGTGTTCCTGCGGGTACGCGCCCGCTACCCGGACGCGGGCGGGGCGTACGGGTTCGAGGGGTTGACGCTGCTGCGCGGCGACGTGAGCGTCGACGGCGACCTGGTGCGGGTACGCGGACCGGCGCTGCTCACCACGCTCGTGGACCGGCCCGACGCGCCGCCCTGGCGTACCCGGGAATCGGAGCGGCGGCTCACGGCGCTGGCCGGGGACTACGACGAGCTGCTGGCCCGGCACCTGCCCCGCCATCGCCGGCCGTACACCCGGGTCGGCCTGGACCTCGGCGTGCCCGGCGCCGACCGGGCGCTGCCCGTGGGTGAGCTGCTGGCCCGGCAGGCCGCCGCGCCGGACCGGCTGGACCCGGCGCTGCTGGAACGGCTGTTCCACTCCGGCCGGTACCTGCTGTTCAGCGCCAGCGGAGTGCTGCCGCCCCGGCTGACCGGGCTGTGGCTGGGCTCGTGGGACGCCGCGTGGGCCGGTGACTTCACCACCGACGCGAACCTGAACCTCCAGCTCGCCGGGGCAAACGTGGGCGCGCTGCCGGAGGTGACAGCGGCGCACGCCCGGCTGGTCGCCGCCCAGGTGGAGCACTGGCGCGCCAACGCCCGGGCGGTGTACGGCGCGCGCGGGCTGCTCGCGCCGAGCCGCACCGACGGCGAGCACGGGCACCTGTTCCACGTCCACCCCGACTGGCCGTTCACCGCGTGGCTCGCCGGCGCGGACTGGCTGCTGCATTCGCTGCACGAACACCACCTGGTCACCGGCGAGCCGCTTGGTGCGGTGGCCGGCTGGCTGGCCGAGGTGGCGGACTTCTTCGCCGACGTGCTGACCGAGGTGGACGGGCAGCCGGCGCTGGTGCCGTCGTACTCGCCGGAGACCGGCCCGTACGATGACACCGGCCGGACCGCGCCGGTCGCGATCAACGCCACCATGGACGTCGCCGCCGCCCGGCACGCGTTGCGGTTGGCCGCCGAAGTGACAGGCGACGACAGGTGGGCCGGGGTACTGCTGCCCGGCTACCTGGTGGACGGGCGCGGGGCGCTCGCCGAGTGGGCGTGGCCCGGCAGCACCGGCGACGAGGAGCACCGGCACGTCAGCCACCTGTATCCGGTGTGGCCGCTGGACGAGATCAACCCGGACGACACCCCGGGGCTGGCCGCCGCCGCGCACCGGGCGCTGACGTTGCGCGGCGACGAGGACCGTTCCGCGCACGGCAGCCTGCACCGGGCGCTGGCGGCGGCGCGGCTGCGCGACGGCGGGCTGGTCTCGGCGAACCTGCGAAAGATCCTCGGCGCGGACATGTTCTTCCGGTCGCTGATGAGCGCGCACAACCCGGGCCGGACCACCTACAACGCCGACGCCGCGCACGCGCTGCCGGCGGTGCTGATCGAGTCGCTCGTGCAGTCCCGCCGCGGGATGCTGCGGCTGCTGCCCGCGCCGTTACCGGGTCTGCCGACGGGAACGCTGCGCGGCATCACCTGCCGGGGCCGGGTCACCGTCGAGGAGCTGACCTGGGGTCCGGCCGGGGTACGGGCGCGGCTGGTGTCGCCGGTGGCGCAGCGGGTGGTCGTGCACGCGCCGGGCGGGCACCGTGCGGTGGATCTGGTCCCGGACCTGCCGTGCGAGGTGGTGTTCGGCTAG